In Lineus longissimus chromosome 5, tnLinLong1.2, whole genome shotgun sequence, the genomic stretch TGGTAGATGATTGTTTTACtcaatgaaaagtgtgaatCATAGTAATCCTTACTGACAGTTACATTGTGGCTGATCAGTATTCAGCTAAGCCAATCACTGAAGAGTTCATCCTAATCCAACGCTAACACCACTCAGTCAATTCCACTAGTAGTATTCAATGAATGAAGCTCAAGATCATAGCAAACAGCGCAGTTGCATGTACTCGGTATTTTTTTTCCAGCATCAGAGTCGATCACCAGTAACATCTGACAGACAACAAGTCAAGTTGGTTTCTGATGAGATGGGAGGCAAAGGTGATGAtaattcatcaatttcttctgctGGGTCTACATGTATCATCCAGGTAAGACCACTTGTGACAAGAAAGAAAATGCCAAGGTCATGTGCCTACCAACACCACGTCTGATCATGATGAAGCTAGGTTGATAAAATGTACCAGTGAAAACATGCATCCATATACCAGGGGTCAAGGAGCATTGTACATTCACATCCTATGCACTCCAAGCAGGCCTTGAGTACTTACTGTCAGTCCCGCTATTATGTGCAACGCGTTAGCAGTTGTTTGCTATTGTGCGATTCCATCATTGGGTTACCAACCAAGCTAATACTATGGCCTTTCCTAAGCCAGTTTTCACCATATTGAATTGAATGTCTTGCTTCTTTCAGTGCATAGGACGAGGTCGAGATATTGATCAGAGAAAAGATTTCTCAGCTAGAAAGCATAATTGATCTACACTTTTGAATGAAGGGCAGATTTGTGCTTCATATTAAAAATGAATGAGGATATGCCCTTCGATATTGTCTGAATACATGACTGTATGACTGTATACTTCTGAAATTATGTGTATTGTAActtgtctttcacaaaaactgaaATGTCGGCGCTTTAATTTCAGGGACGTCACCTTTTGTCATCAAGTAATGGAGAATCACCCAGCTCCGATAATCTGGATAATGGTGATAAACCACATGAATTCGACATGTCCTGGGCCCCAACTCCAGCGCCAAAGAATATGCATCTTGGCTTCCTCAATCAGTTTCTGAAGCAAGGGGGATGTAATTCAGTTTCAGGACAGCTTCTTCTGCCGCTTGATGATGCTTCCTCAAGTACTCTTCGTTATTACAAAAGGAAGGCAAGGGAAGCGGTTGCTTTAACGTTGCACTGCATAGCCCCTGGACAAGAAAACGATCTTATGTCACTGATCCAGCCTGCAGTGCCTTCTCCAATGGCCGATGAACTGGACAAGGTTGTGGTGAAATGCTATAATGATGCCTCGTCATGGTATATTAGACGACAGATATTGTCCATTCTTGCTCCACATAGAACCAAAGAGCAACTAATGGTGAGTAAAATACTTCATAGCGCCCCTATTGTTATGAATAAAACAAATTGCTAGAAGAAGAATTTACCCATGTTCATCACAAAGGTGCACCTTTTATGAAAGAGCAAGTATTACTGGTATTTGGGAATGGCATTCAATTCTTCAACcctctacagtggaacccctaAGTCTTTTGGCAAGGCACAGTTTACAGTTTTTCATACAACGTATTTTTCATATTCTTGGGTTCTGCACAGGTTGACCGCACGATGCAGTGATGGATCCTACAGGGATAAGCTATAAAGAGCAGATGATTTAGCACTTACACATTTCATGCAGTTGCACACTGCTAAATAACTTTATCATTGCATTGAGTGCCAGAATTCAAGGTGAACTCAGGACCCATGACATGCATACATGCTGCTGAGCAAAAGTGTCATTTTAGTGACATGTAAGTTTACAATACTGTAGAATAAGAAACATTGTGGCCATTCCATGGAACCAATGATGCATGGTCGGACTGGGGCCAGCGAGATAACATTGAGAAACAAAGCATTTCTTTCTTAATCCTAATTATCGATTACTTTCTTGATTTTTCAGGACATGATTCCTGGTCTCACGAAGTACAGGGTAGATGAAGCCTGTAAACATGCAAGGGAGGTTGGCCAGG encodes the following:
- the LOC135488554 gene encoding uncharacterized protein LOC135488554; translation: MVFEKWRVLLPVGSAICKDCDKEQHRPHPSSNISTEQKPGTSSAYDEPLPCSSTEESFVGTLIVDIDLEHQSRSPVTSDRQQVKLVSDEMGGKGDDNSSISSAGSTCIIQGRHLLSSSNGESPSSDNLDNGDKPHEFDMSWAPTPAPKNMHLGFLNQFLKQGGCNSVSGQLLLPLDDASSSTLRYYKRKAREAVALTLHCIAPGQENDLMSLIQPAVPSPMADELDKVVVKCYNDASSWYIRRQILSILAPHRTKEQLMDMIPGLTKYRVDEACKHAREVGQAQPVEVEGVTRSRLSEVKVDHFLDFISRPDFLQDVAYGTKVVKLSNGEKLEIPKVVRTVITSRIIQLHQAYCEEVAFEPLSRSTLYSIIQVCAASQQKSLSGLDNIAAEGSEAFDSLFTIAESLGDLQYPAASL